The following are encoded in a window of Salinigranum halophilum genomic DNA:
- a CDS encoding Rid family detoxifying hydrolase, with protein MKRTIATEEAPAAVGAYSQGTTTGELVFTAGQIPLTPDGELLDDAPVAEQTAQALENVMGVLAAEDAGPADVLKVTVFLADIDDFDEMNETYATFFDDEPPARSAVQVGALPKGVAVEIEAIAAVPDAA; from the coding sequence GTGAAACGAACCATCGCTACCGAGGAGGCACCGGCCGCGGTCGGCGCGTACAGCCAGGGCACGACGACCGGCGAACTGGTCTTCACCGCCGGACAGATTCCGCTCACGCCCGACGGCGAACTGCTCGACGACGCACCGGTGGCCGAGCAGACGGCACAGGCGCTGGAGAACGTCATGGGCGTGCTCGCCGCCGAGGACGCCGGCCCCGCGGACGTCCTCAAGGTCACGGTGTTCCTCGCCGACATCGACGACTTCGACGAGATGAACGAGACCTACGCGACCTTCTTCGACGACGAACCACCGGCGCGGAGCGCCGTCCAGGTCGGGGCCCTCCCCAAGGGGGTCGCCGTCGAAATCGAGGCTATCGCCGCCGTCCCCGACGCGGCGTGA
- a CDS encoding DoxX family protein, with amino-acid sequence MSTHTRTLNAELFGRETNFEYSEHWLGYAIIALRVTMGWVLFQGGITKLVTYLDADPANNWTAAGYLANAIPAGNPLAGFFASMAGNPLIDVLNMWGLTLTGLALILGAFVRWSAFWGAVMMLFYWLAALEGGLLAGLPLAHGWVVDDHLVYAFLLFGLGAIGAGRILGLDASLEELSVVQNNRWLRWFLG; translated from the coding sequence ATGTCCACACACACTCGCACACTCAACGCCGAACTGTTCGGTCGGGAAACGAACTTCGAGTACTCAGAGCACTGGCTGGGCTACGCCATCATCGCGCTGCGGGTGACGATGGGATGGGTGCTGTTCCAGGGCGGCATCACGAAGCTGGTGACGTATCTCGACGCGGACCCCGCGAACAACTGGACGGCCGCCGGCTACCTGGCGAACGCCATCCCGGCGGGGAACCCGCTGGCGGGATTCTTCGCCTCGATGGCCGGCAACCCGCTCATCGACGTCCTGAACATGTGGGGGCTCACCCTCACCGGGTTGGCGCTCATCCTCGGCGCGTTCGTCCGCTGGAGCGCGTTCTGGGGCGCGGTCATGATGCTGTTCTACTGGCTCGCGGCGCTGGAAGGCGGCCTCCTCGCGGGACTGCCCCTCGCGCACGGCTGGGTCGTCGACGACCACCTCGTCTACGCCTTCCTCCTGTTCGGTCTCGGGGCGATCGGCGCGGGACGCATCCTCGGTCTCGACGCGTCCCTCGAGGAACTCTCGGTCGTCCAGAACAACCGCTGGCTCCGCTGGTTCCTCGGCTGA
- the citZ gene encoding citrate synthase, with protein MSDDLKRGLEGVLVAESELSFIDGDAGQLVYRGYDIADLADGASYEEVVYLLWYGTLPNHDELAEFSSAMAAERSLDEDIHRTIEALADADENPMAALRTVVSQLSANDDEATFDAEGVTDREANVRKGRRITAKVPTALAAFKRHRDGEDPVEPREDLSHAANFLYMLNDEEPDDVLADVFDQALVLHADHGLNASTFSAMVTASTLSDLHSAITSAVGTLAGSLHGGANQNVMRMLHEVDESGMDPTDWVAHALDEGKRVAGFGHRVYNVKDPRAKILGEQSEALAEAAGDMKWYDYSVAIEEYMMAEKGLAPNVDFYSASTYYQMGIPIDIYTPIFAMSRVGGWIAHVLEQYDGNRLIRPRARYVGPRDQSIVPLDER; from the coding sequence ATGTCAGACGACCTGAAACGGGGGCTGGAGGGCGTCCTTGTCGCGGAGTCGGAGCTCAGTTTTATCGACGGCGACGCCGGACAGCTCGTCTATCGTGGGTACGACATCGCCGACCTCGCAGACGGCGCCTCCTACGAGGAGGTCGTCTACCTCCTCTGGTACGGGACGCTCCCGAACCACGACGAACTGGCGGAGTTCTCCTCGGCGATGGCCGCCGAGCGGTCGCTCGACGAGGATATCCACCGGACCATCGAGGCGCTCGCCGACGCCGACGAGAACCCGATGGCCGCCCTCCGGACGGTCGTCTCACAGCTCTCGGCGAACGACGACGAGGCCACGTTCGACGCCGAGGGCGTGACCGACCGTGAGGCCAACGTCCGGAAGGGCCGACGCATCACCGCGAAGGTTCCGACGGCGCTGGCGGCGTTCAAGCGCCACCGCGACGGCGAAGACCCCGTCGAACCCCGTGAGGACCTCTCGCACGCGGCGAACTTCCTCTACATGCTCAACGACGAGGAACCCGACGACGTCCTCGCCGACGTGTTCGACCAGGCGCTCGTCCTCCACGCCGACCACGGCCTCAACGCCTCGACCTTCTCGGCGATGGTCACGGCGTCGACCCTCTCGGACCTCCACTCCGCCATCACCTCCGCGGTGGGCACACTCGCCGGGTCGCTCCACGGCGGTGCCAACCAGAACGTGATGCGGATGCTCCACGAGGTCGACGAGAGTGGGATGGACCCGACCGACTGGGTGGCGCATGCGCTCGACGAGGGCAAGCGCGTCGCCGGCTTCGGTCACCGCGTCTACAACGTCAAGGACCCGCGGGCGAAGATCCTCGGCGAACAGTCCGAGGCGCTCGCGGAGGCCGCGGGGGACATGAAGTGGTACGACTACTCCGTCGCCATCGAGGAGTACATGATGGCGGAGAAGGGACTGGCCCCGAACGTCGACTTCTACTCCGCCTCGACGTACTACCAGATGGGCATCCCCATCGACATCTACACCCCCATCTTCGCGATGTCGCGCGTCGGCGGCTGGATCGCGCACGTCCTCGAACAGTACGACGGGAATCGCCTCATCCGCCCGCGCGCCCGCTACGTCGGCCCGCGTGACCAGTCGATCGTCCCGCTCGACGAGCGATAA
- a CDS encoding PQQ-dependent sugar dehydrogenase translates to MDHALGRRRLLRTITVGAAVGLAGCSTSSPDAGGQSERATGEPTRTTDAPTATTTETTAVNASPADVPDAVGLDTLATGLGAPLDVVFTPDGTRYVADQAGRILVHDADGLRNRPALDIRDAITTGGEKGLLGIEPHPAFAENGRLFVRYSAPSREGTPSGFSHTFVLSEFDVEDDRVDPDSERTLLEIPQPQSNHNAGDLAFGPDGFLYVAVGDGGAGGDQGRGHADDWYDAVGGGNGQDVTENLLGSILRIDVDAGDEPYAVPDDNPLVDREGLDEQYAWGFRNPWRLSFDGTDLFVADVGQRDYEEVSLVERGGNYGWNVREGAHCFQASDCPTTTPDDVRGGERLVDPVIEYPHGGASVSGISVIGGAVYRGSALAGAEGVYVFGDFQVRGRLFAATPADEGLWPTTTVELVGDGSDRLRTLRSFGRDADGELYVVGTGSEGGALHRLVPA, encoded by the coding sequence ATGGACCACGCTCTCGGTCGTCGCCGACTCCTCCGAACGATCACCGTCGGCGCGGCCGTCGGCCTCGCGGGCTGTTCGACGTCGTCGCCGGACGCCGGTGGCCAGTCCGAGCGGGCGACCGGCGAACCCACGCGAACAACCGACGCGCCGACGGCGACCACCACGGAGACGACGGCGGTGAACGCCTCGCCCGCTGACGTGCCGGACGCGGTCGGACTCGACACGCTCGCGACGGGACTCGGTGCCCCGCTCGACGTCGTCTTTACCCCCGACGGGACCCGCTACGTCGCCGATCAAGCGGGGCGTATCCTCGTCCACGACGCCGACGGCCTCCGCAACCGGCCCGCGCTCGACATCCGCGACGCCATCACGACCGGAGGCGAAAAGGGTCTCCTGGGGATCGAACCCCACCCCGCGTTCGCCGAGAACGGCCGGCTGTTCGTCCGGTACAGCGCGCCGTCCCGGGAGGGGACGCCGTCGGGTTTCAGCCACACGTTCGTCCTCAGCGAGTTCGACGTCGAGGACGACCGCGTCGACCCCGACTCCGAGCGGACGCTCCTGGAGATTCCACAGCCACAGAGCAATCACAACGCGGGTGACCTCGCGTTCGGGCCCGACGGGTTCCTCTACGTCGCCGTGGGCGACGGCGGGGCCGGCGGTGACCAGGGTCGGGGTCACGCCGACGACTGGTACGACGCTGTCGGCGGCGGGAACGGCCAGGACGTCACGGAGAACCTCCTCGGGTCCATCCTCCGCATCGACGTCGACGCCGGAGACGAGCCCTACGCGGTTCCGGACGACAACCCGCTCGTCGACCGCGAGGGACTGGACGAACAGTACGCCTGGGGCTTTCGTAACCCGTGGCGGCTGTCGTTCGACGGGACGGACCTGTTCGTCGCCGACGTGGGACAGCGCGACTACGAGGAGGTGAGTCTCGTCGAGCGGGGTGGCAACTACGGCTGGAACGTCCGGGAAGGAGCCCACTGCTTCCAAGCCAGCGACTGCCCGACGACGACACCGGACGACGTCCGCGGTGGCGAGCGCCTCGTCGACCCCGTCATCGAGTACCCCCACGGCGGCGCGTCGGTGAGCGGAATCTCAGTCATCGGCGGAGCGGTCTACCGGGGGTCGGCGCTGGCGGGTGCCGAGGGCGTCTACGTCTTCGGCGACTTCCAGGTCCGGGGACGGCTGTTCGCCGCGACGCCAGCGGACGAAGGGTTGTGGCCGACGACGACGGTCGAACTGGTCGGCGACGGCTCCGACCGACTCCGGACGCTCAGGTCGTTCGGCCGCGACGCCGACGGGGAACTGTACGTCGTCGGGACGGGCTCCGAAGGCGGGGCGCTCCACCGACTCGTCCCCGCGTGA
- a CDS encoding DUF7383 domain-containing protein: MSHRANYATLYLGVQLAPEGRALDLDWATNVGDTTDPHEFEVPTDDPQDAYVGLQAFDVGEYGHEIEVNGEPLSGFDIPPNDGWQYWVDTLTGTGLHEGTNTLRIRRDPDSRDAFAVGTVTVHWKEPVDG, translated from the coding sequence GTGTCACACCGCGCGAACTACGCGACGCTGTACCTGGGCGTCCAGCTCGCCCCGGAGGGACGAGCGCTCGACCTCGACTGGGCGACCAACGTCGGCGACACCACCGACCCCCACGAGTTCGAGGTCCCCACCGACGACCCACAGGACGCCTACGTCGGCCTGCAGGCGTTCGACGTCGGTGAGTACGGTCACGAGATCGAGGTGAACGGCGAGCCGCTGTCGGGCTTCGACATCCCCCCGAACGACGGTTGGCAGTACTGGGTGGACACGCTGACGGGGACGGGGCTCCACGAGGGGACGAACACTCTTCGTATCCGTCGCGACCCCGACTCGCGAGACGCCTTCGCCGTCGGGACTGTCACCGTTCACTGGAAGGAACCCGTCGACGGATAG
- a CDS encoding helix-turn-helix domain-containing protein → MSIVAEFTIEAEQFLLGRVLRAGGGMNIEIERVVPASKQVMPYVWVSGGDRTAFEEAVRATDEVRELLHLDTIGERSLYRIDWDETVESLIYGMVETNATILEAHGRDNWLFRIRFNDHESLSAFSEYCQIHDIRLNVRRVHNLTADEVDDDPFDLTDEQREAIELALQKGYFEVPRQATLSDLAVDLDVSQQAISERLRRGTQKVMDVIVDDTFRASER, encoded by the coding sequence ATGAGTATCGTCGCGGAGTTCACTATCGAAGCCGAGCAGTTCCTGTTAGGGCGAGTGCTCCGCGCAGGCGGAGGGATGAACATCGAAATCGAACGGGTCGTCCCCGCGTCGAAGCAGGTCATGCCGTACGTGTGGGTGAGCGGCGGGGACAGGACGGCGTTCGAGGAGGCCGTCAGGGCGACGGACGAGGTGCGCGAACTGCTCCACCTCGACACCATCGGCGAGCGCTCGCTCTACCGGATCGACTGGGACGAGACCGTCGAGAGCCTCATCTACGGGATGGTCGAGACGAACGCGACCATCCTCGAAGCCCACGGGCGGGACAACTGGCTGTTCCGCATCCGGTTCAACGACCACGAGTCGCTGTCGGCGTTCAGCGAATACTGTCAGATACACGATATCCGACTCAACGTGCGTCGCGTGCACAACCTCACGGCCGACGAGGTCGACGACGACCCCTTCGACCTCACCGACGAACAGCGCGAGGCAATCGAACTCGCCCTGCAGAAGGGGTACTTCGAGGTCCCCCGCCAGGCGACACTGTCGGACCTCGCGGTCGACCTCGACGTCTCCCAGCAGGCGATTTCGGAGCGACTGCGGCGGGGCACACAGAAGGTGATGGACGTCATCGTCGACGACACGTTCCGGGCGTCAGAACGGTAG
- a CDS encoding gamma-glutamylcyclotransferase has product MDVFVYGTLTNPERVATVVDSYAFVGPARLHGLHLVEGRYPTLAPGGEAAGRLLRTDEVDRIDAYEGVDDGLYVRVSVPRTDGGTAAVYVGDPERLDADATWPGEGPFATRVRDFLTRLEVAVEPVVDR; this is encoded by the coding sequence ATGGACGTCTTCGTCTACGGCACGCTGACGAACCCCGAGCGCGTCGCGACCGTCGTCGACTCGTACGCGTTCGTCGGCCCGGCGCGTCTCCACGGCCTCCACCTCGTCGAGGGACGGTATCCGACGCTCGCGCCGGGCGGCGAGGCGGCGGGGCGACTCCTCCGGACGGACGAGGTCGACCGCATCGACGCCTACGAGGGCGTCGACGACGGCCTGTACGTCCGCGTCTCGGTTCCCCGGACAGACGGGGGGACGGCGGCCGTCTACGTCGGGGACCCCGAGCGTCTCGACGCCGACGCCACCTGGCCCGGCGAAGGCCCGTTCGCGACCCGGGTCCGCGACTTCCTGACTCGGCTCGAGGTCGCCGTCGAACCGGTCGTCGACCGGTGA
- a CDS encoding potassium channel family protein: MYPEDVEYEPVSVKAVLAEMKDTAELLIDLSYSAVLLGSDEIAREVLALEERMDILQLQARMSLLMAARSPEDAEELAPVLGVVGAAEKISNAAGDIAKVVLEDMGLPDAIRSALPEATEILVRVPVAVDSPYHGHSLGTLNMETETGVRVIAIRREQATGKRRWITNPDHESVLQSGDILLLRGPETGLKEVYERASGTAYEPIAPAEPPIDDLERAVDSIVLMKNMSELAVDLAYGAVLFDSEGVAEEVAELEAEVDALKSRFEAWTLRAAARVEDPIALRGLMHLAVSTEVISDAALEISEGVLHGLAAHPVVAAAVKESDEVIVRLTVSPGSDLAGTTIGDQMIQTETGMRIIAVRRGGEGSDWVVQPGPTTALRAGDVIVAKGTRAGTARLGELAGDQPDVGE, translated from the coding sequence ATGTATCCGGAGGACGTGGAGTACGAGCCGGTCAGCGTGAAGGCGGTACTCGCGGAGATGAAAGACACCGCCGAACTGCTCATCGACCTCTCGTACTCCGCGGTCCTCCTCGGGAGTGACGAGATCGCGCGCGAGGTGTTGGCGCTCGAAGAGCGGATGGACATCCTCCAGTTGCAGGCGCGCATGAGCCTGCTGATGGCCGCCCGGAGCCCCGAGGACGCCGAGGAACTCGCGCCCGTGTTGGGCGTGGTCGGTGCCGCGGAGAAGATATCGAACGCGGCGGGTGACATCGCGAAGGTGGTCCTCGAGGACATGGGGCTGCCGGACGCGATTCGCTCGGCGCTCCCGGAGGCGACGGAGATTCTCGTCCGGGTCCCCGTCGCCGTGGACTCGCCGTACCACGGCCACTCGCTCGGAACGCTCAATATGGAGACCGAGACGGGAGTGCGAGTCATCGCCATCCGCCGCGAGCAGGCGACGGGGAAACGGCGGTGGATCACGAACCCGGACCACGAGAGCGTGCTCCAGTCGGGCGACATCCTCCTCCTGCGCGGTCCCGAGACGGGGCTGAAAGAGGTGTACGAGCGAGCCAGCGGCACCGCCTACGAACCCATCGCCCCGGCGGAGCCGCCCATCGACGACCTCGAACGGGCCGTCGACTCCATCGTGCTGATGAAGAACATGAGCGAACTCGCCGTCGACCTCGCCTACGGGGCCGTCCTCTTCGACAGCGAGGGCGTCGCCGAGGAGGTGGCCGAACTCGAAGCGGAGGTCGACGCGCTCAAATCGCGGTTCGAGGCGTGGACGCTCCGGGCGGCCGCTCGTGTCGAAGACCCCATCGCGCTCCGCGGACTGATGCATCTCGCCGTCTCGACGGAGGTCATCTCGGACGCGGCGCTGGAGATCAGCGAGGGCGTTCTCCACGGCCTCGCGGCCCACCCGGTCGTCGCGGCCGCGGTCAAAGAGTCCGACGAGGTCATCGTCCGCCTGACCGTCTCGCCCGGCAGTGACCTCGCGGGGACGACCATCGGCGACCAGATGATTCAGACGGAGACCGGGATGCGCATCATCGCGGTCAGGCGGGGCGGCGAGGGGAGCGACTGGGTCGTCCAGCCCGGGCCGACGACGGCACTGCGCGCCGGGGACGTCATCGTCGCGAAGGGGACCCGCGCGGGGACCGCCCGCCTGGGGGAGCTAGCGGGCGACCAGCCGGACGTCGGCGAGTGA
- the tuf gene encoding translation elongation factor EF-1 subunit alpha, with amino-acid sequence MADKPHQNLAIIGHVDHGKSTLVGRLLFETGSVPEHVIEQHREEAEEKGKGGFEFAYVMDNLAEERERGVTIDIAHQRFDTDKYYFTIVDTPGHRDFVKNMITGASQADHAVLVVAADDGVAPQTREHVFLSKTLGIETLIVAINKMDTVDYAEDTYNEVKEGVQKLLTQVRFDSDDARFIPISAFEGDNIAEPSEHMPWYDGPTVLEALNNLPEMSPPTDAPLRIPIQDVYTISGIGTVPVGRIETGVLRPGMDVVFMPSDVGGEVKTVEMHHEEVDEAGPGDNVGFNVRGVGKDDIRRGDVCGEASNPPSVAETFKAQIVVMQHPSVITAGYTPVLHAHTAQVAVTFESIDQKLDPKTGEVAEEHPDFIKAGDAAVVTLRPQKPLSIEPSSEIPELGSFAVRDMGQTIAAGKVLEVTER; translated from the coding sequence ATGGCAGACAAACCACACCAGAATCTAGCGATTATCGGGCACGTCGACCACGGGAAGAGTACGCTGGTCGGCCGCCTGCTGTTCGAGACCGGCTCGGTCCCCGAACACGTCATCGAACAGCACCGCGAAGAGGCCGAAGAGAAGGGGAAAGGCGGCTTCGAGTTCGCGTACGTGATGGACAACCTCGCCGAGGAGCGCGAACGAGGGGTCACCATCGACATCGCTCACCAGCGGTTCGACACGGACAAGTACTACTTCACCATCGTGGATACGCCCGGGCACCGCGACTTCGTGAAGAACATGATTACCGGGGCGAGTCAAGCCGACCACGCCGTGTTGGTCGTCGCCGCCGACGACGGCGTCGCACCACAGACCCGCGAACACGTCTTCCTCTCGAAGACCCTGGGAATCGAGACGCTCATCGTCGCCATCAACAAGATGGATACCGTCGATTACGCCGAAGACACCTACAACGAGGTCAAGGAGGGAGTCCAGAAGCTTCTCACACAGGTCCGCTTCGACAGCGACGACGCGCGCTTCATCCCCATCTCGGCGTTCGAGGGCGACAACATCGCCGAGCCGTCCGAGCATATGCCGTGGTACGACGGGCCGACCGTGTTGGAGGCGCTGAACAACCTCCCCGAGATGTCGCCGCCGACGGACGCGCCGCTGCGCATCCCCATCCAGGACGTCTACACTATCTCCGGTATCGGGACCGTTCCCGTCGGGCGTATCGAGACGGGCGTCCTCCGGCCGGGGATGGACGTCGTGTTCATGCCGAGCGACGTGGGCGGCGAGGTGAAGACGGTCGAGATGCACCACGAGGAGGTCGACGAGGCCGGTCCCGGTGACAACGTCGGGTTCAACGTCCGTGGCGTCGGCAAGGACGACATCCGCCGCGGCGACGTCTGCGGCGAGGCGTCGAACCCGCCGTCGGTCGCCGAGACGTTCAAAGCCCAGATTGTCGTCATGCAGCACCCCTCGGTCATCACCGCCGGCTACACGCCGGTCCTGCACGCCCACACGGCGCAGGTCGCGGTCACCTTCGAGTCTATCGACCAGAAACTCGACCCCAAGACGGGCGAGGTCGCCGAGGAGCACCCCGACTTCATCAAGGCGGGTGACGCCGCCGTCGTGACGCTGCGGCCGCAGAAGCCGCTCAGCATCGAACCCTCGTCGGAGATTCCCGAACTCGGGAGCTTCGCCGTCCGGGACATGGGCCAGACTATCGCCGCCGGTAAGGTACTCGAGGTCACGGAGCGCTGA
- the ilvA gene encoding threonine ammonia-lyase produces MLSLDDVLEAQPRVEAVARRTPLEYSHTFSRMTGADVHLKLENFQRTGSFKIRGATNRIATLSADERDAGVVTASAGNHAQGVALAATRAGVDSTIVMPEFAPISKVNATKRYGGRVVLHGVDYSEAQAKAHEIEREEGRTYVHAFDDPAVMAGQGTLGLEIVEQCPDVETVVVGIGGGGLISGIATAVKAQSPDTRVVGVQAEGASSLADSLQKGEIVELDAVDTIADGIATRRVGEQTFEVIRERVDEVVTVSDEEIAMAVTHLLERSKTLVEGAGAVPLAAVLAERFDYDEGEVIVPALCGGNIDLNVLTTVLMRGLVETGRYLRIRTVLKDRPGALLHLTEILVDHRTNIHAIHHDRTSKDVAMNAAEVEVDLETRGEAHVADLLDDLRDHGYEVEVLV; encoded by the coding sequence ATGCTCTCGCTGGACGACGTGCTCGAAGCCCAGCCTCGTGTCGAGGCGGTCGCACGGCGAACCCCCCTGGAGTACTCACACACCTTCTCGCGGATGACGGGTGCCGACGTCCACCTGAAACTGGAGAACTTCCAGCGGACGGGCTCGTTCAAGATTCGGGGTGCGACGAACCGCATCGCGACCCTGTCGGCGGACGAACGAGACGCCGGCGTGGTCACCGCGAGCGCGGGGAACCACGCGCAGGGCGTGGCGCTGGCGGCGACCCGCGCCGGGGTCGACTCGACCATCGTCATGCCGGAGTTCGCCCCCATCTCGAAGGTCAACGCCACCAAGCGTTACGGCGGCCGGGTCGTCCTCCACGGCGTCGACTACAGCGAGGCGCAGGCGAAGGCCCACGAGATCGAACGGGAGGAGGGCCGGACCTACGTTCACGCCTTCGACGACCCGGCGGTGATGGCCGGGCAGGGGACCCTCGGCCTCGAAATCGTCGAGCAGTGCCCCGACGTCGAGACCGTGGTCGTGGGTATCGGCGGCGGCGGCCTCATCTCGGGTATCGCCACGGCCGTCAAAGCGCAGTCGCCCGACACGCGGGTCGTCGGCGTTCAGGCCGAAGGTGCGTCGAGCCTCGCCGACTCGCTACAGAAAGGCGAGATCGTCGAACTCGACGCCGTCGACACCATCGCGGACGGCATCGCCACTCGTCGCGTCGGCGAGCAGACGTTCGAGGTCATCCGCGAGCGGGTCGACGAGGTGGTGACCGTCTCCGACGAGGAGATCGCCATGGCCGTGACGCATCTCCTGGAACGCTCGAAGACGCTCGTCGAGGGAGCCGGCGCGGTCCCGCTCGCCGCGGTCCTCGCCGAGCGCTTCGACTACGACGAGGGCGAGGTCATCGTCCCCGCGCTCTGTGGCGGCAACATCGACCTCAACGTCCTCACGACGGTGTTGATGCGCGGCCTCGTGGAGACCGGACGATACCTCCGTATCAGGACTGTGCTGAAGGACCGCCCCGGTGCGCTGTTGCACCTCACCGAGATCCTCGTCGACCACCGCACCAACATCCACGCCATCCACCACGACCGCACCTCGAAGGACGTGGCGATGAACGCCGCCGAGGTGGAGGTCGACCTCGAGACGCGCGGGGAAGCCCACGTCGCGGACCTGCTCGACGACCTCCGCGACCACGGCTACGAGGTCGAGGTGCTGGTGTAA